One stretch of Enoplosus armatus isolate fEnoArm2 chromosome 1, fEnoArm2.hap1, whole genome shotgun sequence DNA includes these proteins:
- the myo5aa gene encoding unconventional myosin-Va isoform X3 translates to MLEDGTNIEHKLDPKTKNLPYLRNPDILVGENDLTALSYLHEPAVLHNLKVRFVDSKLIYTYCGIVLVAINPYETLPIYGADIINAYSGQNMGDMDPHIFAVAEEAYKQMARDERNQSIIVSGESGAGKTVSAKYAMRYFATVSGSASEANVEDKVLASNPIMEAIGNAKTTRNDNSSRFGKYIEIGFDNRFRIIGANMRTYLLEKSRVVFQADEERNYHIFYQLCASSHLPEFKALKLSRANDFLYTRQGRSPVIDGVDDTKELCTTRNAFTLLGINESYQMGLFQVLAAILHLGNVEIKDRDSDSSVIPPNNGHLTAFCDLVGVTYQDMSHWLCHRKLKTATETYIKTLPRLQATNARDALSKHIYAKLFNWIVEHVNKALITNVKQHSFIGVLDIYGFETFEINSFEQFCINYANEKLQQQFNMHVFKLEQEEYMKEQIPWTLIDFYDNQPCINLIEAKMGILDLLDEECKMPRGSDDSWAQKLYNTHLKTCSLFEKPRMSNRAFIIQHFADKVEYQCDGFLEKNKDTVNEEQIHVLKASKFDLLVELFQDEEKATSPTGHVPGTGGRTRLSIKPDKSRDKSSKEHKKTVGCQFRNSLQMLMETLNATTPHYVRCIKPNDFKMAFSFDPKRAVQQLRACGVLETIRISAAGFPSRWTYQEFFSRYRVLMKQKDVLPDKKLTCRNVLEKLVQDQDKYQFGKTKIFFRAGQVAYLEKLRADKLRAACIRIQKTIRCWLARKKYLRKRSAAITIQRFTRGYQARCLAKFMRRTQAATIIQKYQRMCVEKKRYRQKQAAALVMQTILRAYMARQKYQALLREHKAVIIQKRVRGWLARCWYKRCLVSIVYLQCCIRRMRARRELKKLKIEARSVEHFKKLNKGMENKIMQLQRKIDEQTKDNRAINERLVGLETTYTTESERMRGELSRLRGVEEEAKNKTNQVASLLEELERLRKDLSATQKEKKTIEDWAQTYRDEMEKMVSELKEQNGSLKKEKDDLNRSIQEQSQQMTEKMARSIAQETQQLETDLNEERSRYQNLLTEHLRLEEKYDDLKEEMASSNVSKPGHRRTDSTHSSNESEYTYNSEYAELEEGSRAAEVRDVTRGIDTSLTLKLQKRLTELEQEKQSLRNELENKEDQFQRARARDDAEFKKARGAELEYESLKRQELESENKKLKHDLAEMRQSLLGDSAAGAGAPGSPAYKVLLEQLNASCEELDVRKEEVLILRSQLVSQKEAMHHKDEKETMTEPSVYVGDVSKLKDADELKQACIGLKDTNRSAAPDFHKLNEDGELWLVNQGLKETIRLLEHQLQTQRRSYDNEVESLRGELQNVKEENNRQQQLLAQNLQLPPEARIEASLQHEITRLTNENLDLMEQLEKQDRTIRKLKKQLKVYSKRIGEMGAGQTEGQTSPGQMVDEPIHPVNIPRREKDFQGMLEYKKEDELKLVKNLILELKPRGVAVNLIPGLPAYILFMCLRHADYVNDDQKVRTLLTSTINSIKKILKKRGDDFETVSFWLANTCRFLHCLKQYSGDEAFMKHNTQRQNEHTLSNFDLAEYRQVISDLAIQIYQQLIKCMENILQPMIVSGMLEHETIQGVSGVKPTGLRKRTSSIADEGTYTLDSILRQLSAFHSTMCQHGTDPELIKQVVKQQFYIIGAVTLNNLLLRKDMCSWSKGMQIRYNVSQLEEWLRDKGLMTCGAKETLEPLIQAAQLLQVKKKTDEDAEAICSMCLALTTAQIVKVLNLYTPVNEFEERVSVAFIRTIQTRLRDRCESPQLLMDTKMIYPVTFPFSPSSLALETIQIPSSLNLGFLTRV, encoded by the exons GAATCGTTCTGGTGGCCATCAACCCGTATGAGACTCTGCCAATCTACGGAGCAGACATCATCAATGCCTACAGCGGTCAGAACATGGGGGACATGGACCCACATATCTTTGCTGTGGCAGAGGAGGCTTACAAACAGATGgccag GGATGAGAGGAACCAGTCGATCATTGTGAGTGGGGAGTCCGGAGCAGGAAAGACGGTGTCAGCCAAATACGCCATGAGATACTTTGCTACGGTCAGCGGCTCCGCCAGCGAGGCCAACGTAGAGGACAAAGTCTTGGCTTCCAACCCCATCATGGAG GCCATTGGAAATGCAAAGACCACCCGAAATGACAACAGCAGCCGCTTTGGGAAATACATCGAGATCGGCTTTGACAATCGCTTCCGTATCATCGGCGCCAACATGAGAACATATCTGCTGGAGAAATCACGAGTGGTGTTTCAG GCGGACGAGGAGAGGAATTATCATATATTCTATCAGCTCTGTGCATCATCCCATCTGCCTGAGTTCAAGGCTCTGAAGCTGA GCAGAGCAAACGACTTCTTGTACACCAGGCAGGGCCGCAGCCCCGTCATCGACGGTGTGGACGACACCAAGGAGCTTTGCACCACTCGCAATGCCTTCACATTGCTCG GTATCAACGAGTCCTATCAGATGGGGTTGTTCCAGGTTTTGGCTGCTATTCTTCATCTGGGAAACGTGGAGATCAAGGACAGAGACTCAGACAGCAGCGTCATTCCT CCCAACAATGGCCACCTGACGGCGTTCTGCGATTTGGTGGGCGTGACCTACCAGGACATGTCTCATTGGCTGTGCCACAGGAAGCTGAAGACTGCTACAGAGACGTATATCAAGACCCTCCCCCGCCTGCAGGCCACCAACGCCCGTGACGCGCTGTCTAAACACATCTACGCCAAGCTCTTCAACTGGATTGTGGAGCATGTTAACAAAGCCCTGATCACCAACGTCAAACAGCACTCCTTCATCGGGGTCCTCGACATCTACGG GTTTGAGACATTTGAGATCAACAGCTTTGAGCAGTTCTGTATCAACTACGCCAACGAGAAACTCCAGCAGCAGTTCAACATG CATGTGTTCaagctggagcaggaggagtacATGAAGGAGCAGATCCCCTGGACTCTGATCGACTTTTACGACAATCAGCCCTGCATCAACCTCATCGAAGCCAAGATGGGCATCCTGGACCTGTTGGACGAGGAGTGCAAG ATGCCTCGAGGTTCGGATGATTCGTGGGCTCAGAAACTCTACAACACTCACCTGAAGACCTGCTCCCTCTTCGAGAAGCCACGCATGTCCAACCGCGCCTTCATCATCCAACATTTTGCTGACAAG GTGGAATACCAGTGTGATGGTTTCCTGGAGAAGAACAAGGACACAGTGAATGAAGAACAGATCCACGTGCTGAAGGCCAGCAAG tttgacctgctggtggagctgtTCCAAGACGAGGAGAAAGCCACCAGTCCCACGGGTCACGTCCCTGGCACCGGAGGCCGGACCCGCCTCAGCATCAAACCCGACAAGAGCCGAGACAAGAGCAGTAAGGAGCACAAGAAGACCGTCGGCTGCCAG TTTCGTAACTCTCTGCAAATGCTGATGGAGACTCTGAACGCAACCACTCCACACTACGTACGCTGCATCAAACCCAATGACTTCAAGATGGCCTTCTC GTTTGATCCCAAACGTGCggtgcagcagctcagagccTGTGGTGTCCTGGAAACCATCCgcatctctgctgcaggtttcCCATCCAG atGGACCTACCAGGAGTTCTTCAGCCGATACAGAGTGCTGATGAAGCAGAAGGACGTGTTACCGGACAAGAAGTTGACCTGCAGGAACGTCCTGGAGAAACTAGTGCAG GATCAGGATAAATACCAGTTTGGTAAGACCAAGATCTTCTTCAGGGCCGGCCAGGTCGCCTACCTGGAGAAGTTGAGGGCGGACAAGTTGCGTGCTGCCTGCATTCGTATACAGAAAACCATCCGCTGCTGGCTGGCGCGCAAGAAGTATCTGCGCAAGCGCAGTGCTGCCATCACCATCCAGAGGTTCACCAGAGGATACCAGGCTCGCTG CCTGGCCAAGTTCATGCGTCGCACTCAGGCAGCCACCATCATCCAGAAGTACCAGAGGATGTGTGTGGAGAAGAAACGCTACAGGCAGAAGCAGGCTGCCGCTCTGGTCATGCAGACGATCCTCAGAGCTTACATGGCCCGGCAGAAGTACCAGGCG TTGCTGCGGGAGCACAAGGCGGTGATCATTCAGAAGCGTGTTCGTGGCTGGTTGGCTCGGTGCTGGTACAAGCGCTGCCTCGTCTCCATCGTCTACCTGCAGTGCTGCATCCGCAGGATGAGGGCCAGGCGCGagctgaagaagctgaagaTCGAGGCTCGCTCAGTGGAGCACTTCAAGAAGCTCAACAAAGGCATGGAGAACAAGATcatgcagctgcagaggaaaatCGACGAGCAG ACCAAGGACAACCGGGCGATCAACGAGAGGCTAGTCGGTCTGGAGACTACCTACACAACGGAGAGCGAGCGGATGCGTGGAGAGCTGAGCCGGCTGcgtggggtggaggaggaggctaaGAACAAAACCAACCAGGTGGCCtcactgctggaggagctggagaggctgAGGAAGGATCTGAGTGCcacacagaaggagaagaagaccATAGAGGACTGGGCGCAAACCTACAGGGATGAAATGGAGAAA atggtCTCGGAGCTGAAGGAACAGAATGGCTCgctgaagaaagagaaggacgaCTTGAACAGGTCGATTCAGGAACAGAGTCAGCAGATGACAG AGAAAATGGCCCGTTCGATCGCACAGGAGACTCAGCAGCTGGAGACGGATCTGAACGAGGAGCGATCTCGCTACCAGAATCTCCTGACCGAACACCTTCGCCTCGAGGAGAAATACGACGACCTGAAGGAGGAGATGGCCTCCTCG AACGTCTCCAAGCCTGGCCACAGGAGAACAGATTCCACCCACAGCAGCAACGAGTCAGAGTACACCTACAACTCAGAGTACGCCGAATTGGAGGAAGGTTCCCGTGCCGCCGAAGTAAGA GACGTGACGCGAGGAATAGACACCTCGCTGACTCTCAAGCTGCAGAAACGTCTCACAGAACTGGAGCAAGAAAAGCAGTCGCTGCGCAACGaactggaaaacaaagaggatcAGTTCCAGCGGGCTAGAGCCAGG GATGACGCAGAGTTTAAAAAGGCTCGTGGGGCAGAGCTGGAGTACGAGTCCCTGAAG CGCCAGGAGCTGGAGTCAGAGAACAAGAAGCTGAAACATGACCTGGCGGAGATGAGGCAAAGCCTGCTGGGCGACTCAGCTGCAGGCGCTGGGGCCCCAGGCTCCCCGGCTTACAAGGTGCTCCTGGAGCAGCTCAATGCCTCCTGTGAGGAGCTGGACGTCCGTAAGGAGGAGGTGCTGATCCTGCGCTCCCAGCTGGTCAGCCAGAAGGAAGCCATGCACCACAAG GATGAGAAG GAGACCATGACTGAGCCGTCCGTCTATGTTGGGGACGTGTCCAAACTGAAGGACGCAGATGAACTCAAGCAAGCCTGCATAGGCCTCAAAGACACCAACAG ATCTGCCGCTCCAGACTTCCATAAGCTGAATGAGGACGGAGAGCTGTGGCTGGTTAATCAGGGCTTAAAGGAAACCATCAG GTTACTGGAGCACCAGCTGCAGACTCAGCGAAGAAGTTACGACAACGAGGTGGAGTCGTTGCGCGGCGAACTGCAGAATGTCAAGGAGGAGAACAAccgtcagcagcagctcctggcCCAAAACCTCCAGCTGCCTCCAGAGGCCCGAATCGAAGCCAGTCTGCAACACGAGATCACCCGGCTCACCAACGAGAACCTG GATCTgatggagcagctggagaagcAGGACCGAACCATTCGCAAGCTCAAGAAGCAGCTGAAGGTTTATTCAAAGAGGATTGGAGAGATGGGAG CGGGTCAGACCGAGGGCCAGACGTCTCCAGGACAGATGGTGGACGAGCCGATTCACCCTGTCAACATTCCCCGCAGGGAGAAAGATTTCCAAGGGATGCTGGAGTACAAGAAGGAGGATGAGCTCAAACTGGTCAAGAACCTCATCCTGG AGCTGAAGCCTCGCGGTGTAGCCGTGAATCTGATCCCAGGTCTGCCGGCCTACATCCTGTTCATGTGTCTGAGACACGCAGACTATGTCAACGATGACCAGAAGGTCCGCACTCTGCTCACCTCAACCATCAACAGTATTAAGAAGATCctgaag AAACGAGGAGATGACTTTGAGACTGTCTCCTTCTGGCTGGCGAACACCTGCCGCTTCTTACACTGTCTGAAACAATACAGTGGAGACGAG gccTTCATGAAGcacaacacacagaggcagaacGAACACACTCTGTCCAACTTCGACCTGGCGGAGTATAGACAGGTGATCAGTGACCTGGCCATCCAGATCTACCAGCAGCTGATCAAATGCATGGAGAACATCCTCCAGCCCATGAtag TGTCTGGCATGCTGGAACATGAGACCATCCAGGGCGTGTCAGGGGTGAAGCCCACGGGTCTCCGTAAGCGGACATCTAGCATCGCCGACGAGGGCACCTACACCCTGGACTCCATCCTGCGGCAGCTCAGCGCCTTCCACTCCACCATGTGCCAGCATGGCACCGACCCCGAGCTCATCAAGCAGGTGGTGAAGCAGCAGTTCTACATCATCGGAGCCGTCACCCTCAACAACCTGCTGCTACGCAAGGACATGTGCTCCTGGAGCAAAGGCATGCAGATCAG gtaCAATGTGAGCCAGCTGGAGGAGTGGCTGAGAGACAAAGGTCTGATGACATGCGGAGCCAAAGAGACTCTGGAGCCTCTGATCCAGGCcgctcagctgctgcaggtgaagAAAAAGACCGACGAGGATGCCGAGGCCATCTGCTCTATGTGCCTGGCCCTCACCACTGCTCAG ATTGTGAAGGTCCTGAACCTTTACACTCCAGTCAACGAGTTTGAGGAGAGAGTGTCAGTTGCATTCATACGAACTATACAG ACCCGCTTGCGAGACCGTTGTGAGAGTCCCCAGTTGTTGATGGACACGAAGATGATTTATCCGGTCACTTTCCCGTTCAGCCCTTCCTCCCTTGCCCTGGAAACCATCCAGATCCCCAGCTCGCTCAACCTCGGCTTCCTCACCCGTGTCTAA
- the myo5aa gene encoding unconventional myosin-Va isoform X1 gives MLEDGTNIEHKLDPKTKNLPYLRNPDILVGENDLTALSYLHEPAVLHNLKVRFVDSKLIYTYCGIVLVAINPYETLPIYGADIINAYSGQNMGDMDPHIFAVAEEAYKQMARDERNQSIIVSGESGAGKTVSAKYAMRYFATVSGSASEANVEDKVLASNPIMEAIGNAKTTRNDNSSRFGKYIEIGFDNRFRIIGANMRTYLLEKSRVVFQADEERNYHIFYQLCASSHLPEFKALKLSRANDFLYTRQGRSPVIDGVDDTKELCTTRNAFTLLGINESYQMGLFQVLAAILHLGNVEIKDRDSDSSVIPPNNGHLTAFCDLVGVTYQDMSHWLCHRKLKTATETYIKTLPRLQATNARDALSKHIYAKLFNWIVEHVNKALITNVKQHSFIGVLDIYGFETFEINSFEQFCINYANEKLQQQFNMHVFKLEQEEYMKEQIPWTLIDFYDNQPCINLIEAKMGILDLLDEECKMPRGSDDSWAQKLYNTHLKTCSLFEKPRMSNRAFIIQHFADKVEYQCDGFLEKNKDTVNEEQIHVLKASKFDLLVELFQDEEKATSPTGHVPGTGGRTRLSIKPDKSRDKSSKEHKKTVGCQFRNSLQMLMETLNATTPHYVRCIKPNDFKMAFSFDPKRAVQQLRACGVLETIRISAAGFPSRWTYQEFFSRYRVLMKQKDVLPDKKLTCRNVLEKLVQDQDKYQFGKTKIFFRAGQVAYLEKLRADKLRAACIRIQKTIRCWLARKKYLRKRSAAITIQRFTRGYQARCLAKFMRRTQAATIIQKYQRMCVEKKRYRQKQAAALVMQTILRAYMARQKYQALLREHKAVIIQKRVRGWLARCWYKRCLVSIVYLQCCIRRMRARRELKKLKIEARSVEHFKKLNKGMENKIMQLQRKIDEQTKDNRAINERLVGLETTYTTESERMRGELSRLRGVEEEAKNKTNQVASLLEELERLRKDLSATQKEKKTIEDWAQTYRDEMEKMVSELKEQNGSLKKEKDDLNRSIQEQSQQMTEKMARSIAQETQQLETDLNEERSRYQNLLTEHLRLEEKYDDLKEEMASSNVSKPGHRRTDSTHSSNESEYTYNSEYAELEEGSRAAEVRDVTRGIDTSLTLKLQKRLTELEQEKQSLRNELENKEDQFQRARARDDAEFKKARGAELEYESLKRQELESENKKLKHDLAEMRQSLLGDSAAGAGAPGSPAYKVLLEQLNASCEELDVRKEEVLILRSQLVSQKEAMHHKDEKETMTEPSVYVGDVSKLKDADELKQACIGLKDTNRSAAPDFHKLNEDGELWLVNQGLKETIRLLEHQLQTQRRSYDNEVESLRGELQNVKEENNRQQQLLAQNLQLPPEARIEASLQHEITRLTNENLELLADDPTASQEARVIILRRMVDLMEQLEKQDRTIRKLKKQLKVYSKRIGEMGAGQTEGQTSPGQMVDEPIHPVNIPRREKDFQGMLEYKKEDELKLVKNLILELKPRGVAVNLIPGLPAYILFMCLRHADYVNDDQKVRTLLTSTINSIKKILKKRGDDFETVSFWLANTCRFLHCLKQYSGDEAFMKHNTQRQNEHTLSNFDLAEYRQVISDLAIQIYQQLIKCMENILQPMIVSGMLEHETIQGVSGVKPTGLRKRTSSIADEGTYTLDSILRQLSAFHSTMCQHGTDPELIKQVVKQQFYIIGAVTLNNLLLRKDMCSWSKGMQIRYNVSQLEEWLRDKGLMTCGAKETLEPLIQAAQLLQVKKKTDEDAEAICSMCLALTTAQIVKVLNLYTPVNEFEERVSVAFIRTIQTRLRDRCESPQLLMDTKMIYPVTFPFSPSSLALETIQIPSSLNLGFLTRV, from the exons GAATCGTTCTGGTGGCCATCAACCCGTATGAGACTCTGCCAATCTACGGAGCAGACATCATCAATGCCTACAGCGGTCAGAACATGGGGGACATGGACCCACATATCTTTGCTGTGGCAGAGGAGGCTTACAAACAGATGgccag GGATGAGAGGAACCAGTCGATCATTGTGAGTGGGGAGTCCGGAGCAGGAAAGACGGTGTCAGCCAAATACGCCATGAGATACTTTGCTACGGTCAGCGGCTCCGCCAGCGAGGCCAACGTAGAGGACAAAGTCTTGGCTTCCAACCCCATCATGGAG GCCATTGGAAATGCAAAGACCACCCGAAATGACAACAGCAGCCGCTTTGGGAAATACATCGAGATCGGCTTTGACAATCGCTTCCGTATCATCGGCGCCAACATGAGAACATATCTGCTGGAGAAATCACGAGTGGTGTTTCAG GCGGACGAGGAGAGGAATTATCATATATTCTATCAGCTCTGTGCATCATCCCATCTGCCTGAGTTCAAGGCTCTGAAGCTGA GCAGAGCAAACGACTTCTTGTACACCAGGCAGGGCCGCAGCCCCGTCATCGACGGTGTGGACGACACCAAGGAGCTTTGCACCACTCGCAATGCCTTCACATTGCTCG GTATCAACGAGTCCTATCAGATGGGGTTGTTCCAGGTTTTGGCTGCTATTCTTCATCTGGGAAACGTGGAGATCAAGGACAGAGACTCAGACAGCAGCGTCATTCCT CCCAACAATGGCCACCTGACGGCGTTCTGCGATTTGGTGGGCGTGACCTACCAGGACATGTCTCATTGGCTGTGCCACAGGAAGCTGAAGACTGCTACAGAGACGTATATCAAGACCCTCCCCCGCCTGCAGGCCACCAACGCCCGTGACGCGCTGTCTAAACACATCTACGCCAAGCTCTTCAACTGGATTGTGGAGCATGTTAACAAAGCCCTGATCACCAACGTCAAACAGCACTCCTTCATCGGGGTCCTCGACATCTACGG GTTTGAGACATTTGAGATCAACAGCTTTGAGCAGTTCTGTATCAACTACGCCAACGAGAAACTCCAGCAGCAGTTCAACATG CATGTGTTCaagctggagcaggaggagtacATGAAGGAGCAGATCCCCTGGACTCTGATCGACTTTTACGACAATCAGCCCTGCATCAACCTCATCGAAGCCAAGATGGGCATCCTGGACCTGTTGGACGAGGAGTGCAAG ATGCCTCGAGGTTCGGATGATTCGTGGGCTCAGAAACTCTACAACACTCACCTGAAGACCTGCTCCCTCTTCGAGAAGCCACGCATGTCCAACCGCGCCTTCATCATCCAACATTTTGCTGACAAG GTGGAATACCAGTGTGATGGTTTCCTGGAGAAGAACAAGGACACAGTGAATGAAGAACAGATCCACGTGCTGAAGGCCAGCAAG tttgacctgctggtggagctgtTCCAAGACGAGGAGAAAGCCACCAGTCCCACGGGTCACGTCCCTGGCACCGGAGGCCGGACCCGCCTCAGCATCAAACCCGACAAGAGCCGAGACAAGAGCAGTAAGGAGCACAAGAAGACCGTCGGCTGCCAG TTTCGTAACTCTCTGCAAATGCTGATGGAGACTCTGAACGCAACCACTCCACACTACGTACGCTGCATCAAACCCAATGACTTCAAGATGGCCTTCTC GTTTGATCCCAAACGTGCggtgcagcagctcagagccTGTGGTGTCCTGGAAACCATCCgcatctctgctgcaggtttcCCATCCAG atGGACCTACCAGGAGTTCTTCAGCCGATACAGAGTGCTGATGAAGCAGAAGGACGTGTTACCGGACAAGAAGTTGACCTGCAGGAACGTCCTGGAGAAACTAGTGCAG GATCAGGATAAATACCAGTTTGGTAAGACCAAGATCTTCTTCAGGGCCGGCCAGGTCGCCTACCTGGAGAAGTTGAGGGCGGACAAGTTGCGTGCTGCCTGCATTCGTATACAGAAAACCATCCGCTGCTGGCTGGCGCGCAAGAAGTATCTGCGCAAGCGCAGTGCTGCCATCACCATCCAGAGGTTCACCAGAGGATACCAGGCTCGCTG CCTGGCCAAGTTCATGCGTCGCACTCAGGCAGCCACCATCATCCAGAAGTACCAGAGGATGTGTGTGGAGAAGAAACGCTACAGGCAGAAGCAGGCTGCCGCTCTGGTCATGCAGACGATCCTCAGAGCTTACATGGCCCGGCAGAAGTACCAGGCG TTGCTGCGGGAGCACAAGGCGGTGATCATTCAGAAGCGTGTTCGTGGCTGGTTGGCTCGGTGCTGGTACAAGCGCTGCCTCGTCTCCATCGTCTACCTGCAGTGCTGCATCCGCAGGATGAGGGCCAGGCGCGagctgaagaagctgaagaTCGAGGCTCGCTCAGTGGAGCACTTCAAGAAGCTCAACAAAGGCATGGAGAACAAGATcatgcagctgcagaggaaaatCGACGAGCAG ACCAAGGACAACCGGGCGATCAACGAGAGGCTAGTCGGTCTGGAGACTACCTACACAACGGAGAGCGAGCGGATGCGTGGAGAGCTGAGCCGGCTGcgtggggtggaggaggaggctaaGAACAAAACCAACCAGGTGGCCtcactgctggaggagctggagaggctgAGGAAGGATCTGAGTGCcacacagaaggagaagaagaccATAGAGGACTGGGCGCAAACCTACAGGGATGAAATGGAGAAA atggtCTCGGAGCTGAAGGAACAGAATGGCTCgctgaagaaagagaaggacgaCTTGAACAGGTCGATTCAGGAACAGAGTCAGCAGATGACAG AGAAAATGGCCCGTTCGATCGCACAGGAGACTCAGCAGCTGGAGACGGATCTGAACGAGGAGCGATCTCGCTACCAGAATCTCCTGACCGAACACCTTCGCCTCGAGGAGAAATACGACGACCTGAAGGAGGAGATGGCCTCCTCG AACGTCTCCAAGCCTGGCCACAGGAGAACAGATTCCACCCACAGCAGCAACGAGTCAGAGTACACCTACAACTCAGAGTACGCCGAATTGGAGGAAGGTTCCCGTGCCGCCGAAGTAAGA GACGTGACGCGAGGAATAGACACCTCGCTGACTCTCAAGCTGCAGAAACGTCTCACAGAACTGGAGCAAGAAAAGCAGTCGCTGCGCAACGaactggaaaacaaagaggatcAGTTCCAGCGGGCTAGAGCCAGG GATGACGCAGAGTTTAAAAAGGCTCGTGGGGCAGAGCTGGAGTACGAGTCCCTGAAG CGCCAGGAGCTGGAGTCAGAGAACAAGAAGCTGAAACATGACCTGGCGGAGATGAGGCAAAGCCTGCTGGGCGACTCAGCTGCAGGCGCTGGGGCCCCAGGCTCCCCGGCTTACAAGGTGCTCCTGGAGCAGCTCAATGCCTCCTGTGAGGAGCTGGACGTCCGTAAGGAGGAGGTGCTGATCCTGCGCTCCCAGCTGGTCAGCCAGAAGGAAGCCATGCACCACAAG GATGAGAAG GAGACCATGACTGAGCCGTCCGTCTATGTTGGGGACGTGTCCAAACTGAAGGACGCAGATGAACTCAAGCAAGCCTGCATAGGCCTCAAAGACACCAACAG ATCTGCCGCTCCAGACTTCCATAAGCTGAATGAGGACGGAGAGCTGTGGCTGGTTAATCAGGGCTTAAAGGAAACCATCAG GTTACTGGAGCACCAGCTGCAGACTCAGCGAAGAAGTTACGACAACGAGGTGGAGTCGTTGCGCGGCGAACTGCAGAATGTCAAGGAGGAGAACAAccgtcagcagcagctcctggcCCAAAACCTCCAGCTGCCTCCAGAGGCCCGAATCGAAGCCAGTCTGCAACACGAGATCACCCGGCTCACCAACGAGAACCTG GAACTCCTGGCTGACGACCCCACAGCGTCCCAAGAGGCTCGAGTCATCATTTTACGACGGATGGTT GATCTgatggagcagctggagaagcAGGACCGAACCATTCGCAAGCTCAAGAAGCAGCTGAAGGTTTATTCAAAGAGGATTGGAGAGATGGGAG CGGGTCAGACCGAGGGCCAGACGTCTCCAGGACAGATGGTGGACGAGCCGATTCACCCTGTCAACATTCCCCGCAGGGAGAAAGATTTCCAAGGGATGCTGGAGTACAAGAAGGAGGATGAGCTCAAACTGGTCAAGAACCTCATCCTGG AGCTGAAGCCTCGCGGTGTAGCCGTGAATCTGATCCCAGGTCTGCCGGCCTACATCCTGTTCATGTGTCTGAGACACGCAGACTATGTCAACGATGACCAGAAGGTCCGCACTCTGCTCACCTCAACCATCAACAGTATTAAGAAGATCctgaag AAACGAGGAGATGACTTTGAGACTGTCTCCTTCTGGCTGGCGAACACCTGCCGCTTCTTACACTGTCTGAAACAATACAGTGGAGACGAG gccTTCATGAAGcacaacacacagaggcagaacGAACACACTCTGTCCAACTTCGACCTGGCGGAGTATAGACAGGTGATCAGTGACCTGGCCATCCAGATCTACCAGCAGCTGATCAAATGCATGGAGAACATCCTCCAGCCCATGAtag TGTCTGGCATGCTGGAACATGAGACCATCCAGGGCGTGTCAGGGGTGAAGCCCACGGGTCTCCGTAAGCGGACATCTAGCATCGCCGACGAGGGCACCTACACCCTGGACTCCATCCTGCGGCAGCTCAGCGCCTTCCACTCCACCATGTGCCAGCATGGCACCGACCCCGAGCTCATCAAGCAGGTGGTGAAGCAGCAGTTCTACATCATCGGAGCCGTCACCCTCAACAACCTGCTGCTACGCAAGGACATGTGCTCCTGGAGCAAAGGCATGCAGATCAG gtaCAATGTGAGCCAGCTGGAGGAGTGGCTGAGAGACAAAGGTCTGATGACATGCGGAGCCAAAGAGACTCTGGAGCCTCTGATCCAGGCcgctcagctgctgcaggtgaagAAAAAGACCGACGAGGATGCCGAGGCCATCTGCTCTATGTGCCTGGCCCTCACCACTGCTCAG ATTGTGAAGGTCCTGAACCTTTACACTCCAGTCAACGAGTTTGAGGAGAGAGTGTCAGTTGCATTCATACGAACTATACAG ACCCGCTTGCGAGACCGTTGTGAGAGTCCCCAGTTGTTGATGGACACGAAGATGATTTATCCGGTCACTTTCCCGTTCAGCCCTTCCTCCCTTGCCCTGGAAACCATCCAGATCCCCAGCTCGCTCAACCTCGGCTTCCTCACCCGTGTCTAA